The following proteins are encoded in a genomic region of Bacillus sp. BGMRC 2118:
- a CDS encoding YajQ family cyclic di-GMP-binding protein has protein sequence MSKESSFDIVSKVELPEVTNAISIALKEIQTRYDFKGSKSDISLEKEEIVLVSDDDYKMEQLKDVLISKLIKRGVPIKNLDYGKLENASGGTVRQRAKLVQGIDKENAKKINTIIKNSGLKVKSQIQDDQIRVTGKNRDDLQGIIAAIRNADLPIEVQFINYR, from the coding sequence ATGTCAAAGGAAAGCTCATTTGATATTGTTTCAAAGGTGGAATTACCGGAAGTAACGAACGCAATCAGTATTGCATTAAAGGAAATCCAAACTAGGTATGACTTTAAAGGAAGTAAAAGTGATATTTCATTGGAAAAAGAAGAAATTGTTTTAGTTTCAGATGACGATTACAAGATGGAACAGCTAAAAGATGTACTCATTTCAAAGCTGATTAAACGTGGTGTGCCGATTAAGAATCTTGATTACGGAAAACTGGAAAATGCTTCAGGAGGAACAGTACGTCAACGTGCAAAACTTGTTCAAGGTATTGATAAAGAAAATGCAAAAAAAATTAACACCATTATTAAAAACTCCGGTCTGAAGGTAAAGAGTCAAATTCAAGATGACCAAATTCGTGTTACAGGAAAAAACAGAGATGATCTGCAAGGCATTATTGCAGCCATTCGAAACGCTGATTTACCAATAGAAGTTCAGTTCATTAACTATCGTTAA
- a CDS encoding LacI family transcriptional regulator translates to MAVTIKDVAKLANVAPSTVSRVIADSPRISKQTKERVREAMKELGYHPNFNARSLANQATKAIGLIMPSSANKVFQNPFFPEVLRGISTFAHEKDYALYMSTGETEEEIFQDVMKMVQGKRVDGIVLLSSKVDDEIIDYLQDREFPFTLIGKPFKEAESITHVDNDNYKAAKEVTEYLIGLGHDRIGFVGGNSQLVVTLDRLLGYEKALSNSGIDYRDEYIIHEEFLQEGGQEAVKELLALAEPPSALVVADDLMAWGVLNTLDEMGLNVPTDMSVISFNNLMLSEVSKPPLTSVDIKIFELGCMACKCLIEKVENPTEHVKRIIVPHQIMKRQSCHQKALQLEEA, encoded by the coding sequence ATGGCGGTTACCATAAAAGATGTTGCGAAGCTGGCTAACGTTGCACCGTCCACCGTTTCGAGAGTAATTGCAGATAGTCCTAGAATTAGTAAGCAAACAAAGGAACGGGTAAGGGAAGCAATGAAGGAATTAGGGTATCATCCTAATTTTAATGCCCGCAGCTTAGCAAACCAGGCCACTAAAGCAATTGGTTTAATTATGCCAAGTTCAGCGAATAAAGTGTTTCAAAATCCATTCTTCCCTGAGGTATTAAGAGGGATTAGTACATTTGCCCACGAAAAAGATTATGCACTTTATATGTCTACTGGTGAAACAGAGGAAGAAATCTTTCAAGATGTCATGAAGATGGTTCAAGGTAAGAGGGTAGATGGAATCGTCCTTTTATCATCTAAAGTGGATGATGAAATCATTGATTATTTACAAGATAGAGAGTTTCCCTTCACGTTAATTGGAAAACCATTTAAAGAAGCAGAATCTATCACTCATGTTGATAATGATAACTATAAGGCTGCCAAAGAAGTGACGGAATACTTAATTGGTTTAGGGCATGACCGTATTGGTTTCGTCGGAGGTAATTCGCAGTTAGTCGTTACGTTAGACAGATTACTCGGTTATGAAAAAGCTCTATCCAATTCAGGTATAGACTATCGTGATGAGTACATTATTCATGAGGAATTCTTGCAAGAAGGTGGGCAAGAAGCGGTTAAAGAGCTGCTTGCCTTGGCAGAACCTCCAAGTGCTTTAGTTGTTGCAGACGACCTTATGGCATGGGGAGTATTAAATACGCTTGATGAGATGGGATTAAATGTCCCGACAGATATGTCTGTTATTAGCTTTAATAACTTAATGTTATCGGAAGTTTCTAAGCCTCCATTGACATCTGTAGATATTAAAATTTTTGAGTTAGGCTGCATGGCGTGCAAATGTTTAATAGAAAAGGTAGAAAATCCTACAGAACATGTAAAACGTATTATCGTACCTCATCAAATTATGAAGAGACAATCATGTCACCAGAAAGCATTACAATTAGAGGAGGCTTAA
- a CDS encoding SDR family oxidoreductase, which yields MDKQKKQTLPPQHQNQQPGIQSLMKPEPVSIDTNYKGSGKLEGKVAIITGGDSGIGKAVSLYFAKEGAHVVIVYLDEHEDAKDTENLILAEGVKCLLLAGDIGEEQFCNEVIVETMNTFSRIDILVNNAAEQHPQNSIIDISAEQLHKTFQTNVYSFFYLTKAALPHLKSGSSIINTASITAYQGNEKLVDYSSTKGAIVSFTRSLSKQLVGQGIRVNGVAPGPIWTPLIPSTFTSEEVATFGSNSPMKRPGQPYELAPAYVYLASNESSYMTGQMLHINGGTVING from the coding sequence ATGGATAAACAAAAAAAACAAACATTACCTCCTCAGCATCAAAACCAGCAACCTGGTATCCAGTCCCTCATGAAGCCTGAACCTGTATCTATAGACACAAATTATAAAGGAAGTGGGAAACTCGAAGGTAAAGTAGCCATTATTACAGGTGGAGATAGTGGGATTGGAAAAGCAGTTTCCCTGTATTTTGCCAAGGAAGGTGCACATGTTGTCATTGTCTATTTAGATGAACATGAAGATGCCAAGGATACGGAGAACCTGATACTTGCCGAAGGAGTAAAATGCTTATTGCTTGCTGGTGATATTGGAGAGGAGCAATTTTGCAATGAAGTGATCGTAGAAACGATGAATACATTTTCTCGAATTGATATTCTCGTGAATAATGCAGCAGAACAGCATCCTCAAAATTCAATCATCGATATCAGTGCTGAACAACTTCATAAGACATTCCAAACAAATGTCTATTCTTTCTTTTATCTAACTAAAGCAGCATTGCCACATTTGAAGAGTGGCAGCTCAATTATCAATACGGCTTCTATTACTGCCTATCAAGGAAATGAGAAACTCGTGGATTATTCTTCGACGAAAGGAGCCATTGTCTCCTTCACACGCTCATTATCGAAGCAATTAGTCGGTCAGGGAATACGAGTTAACGGTGTAGCTCCAGGTCCCATCTGGACGCCGCTCATTCCTTCTACGTTCACAAGTGAGGAAGTAGCAACATTCGGATCCAACAGTCCTATGAAGAGACCTGGACAGCCTTATGAGCTAGCACCTGCTTATGTCTATTTAGCAAGCAATGAGTCATCTTATATGACAGGTCAAATGCTGCATATTAATGGTGGTACTGTGATCAATGGGTAG